In a single window of the Natronogracilivirga saccharolytica genome:
- a CDS encoding type II 3-dehydroquinate dehydratase translates to MNILILHGPNLNMLGHREKKHYGSGGQDDLMDLLVETFPEVTFNLFQSNNEGELIDRIHAARDESIDGIIVNFGGLTHTSVSLRDALTLLPQDKIEVHLSNIHARESFRHTSLTGGVCRGMISGFGFSGYVMAVRALLENRETS, encoded by the coding sequence ATGAACATCCTGATTTTGCACGGGCCCAATCTGAACATGCTTGGACACCGGGAAAAGAAGCACTACGGTTCCGGAGGGCAGGATGACCTGATGGATCTTCTGGTTGAAACGTTTCCTGAAGTCACCTTCAACTTGTTTCAAAGCAATAATGAGGGAGAGCTGATCGACCGCATCCACGCGGCCAGGGATGAAAGCATTGACGGAATCATTGTCAATTTCGGCGGACTCACGCATACCTCGGTATCGCTTCGTGATGCCCTGACACTGCTTCCGCAGGACAAAATCGAGGTGCACCTGTCGAATATTCATGCGCGGGAGTCGTTCAGGCATACCTCACTGACCGGCGGAGTGTGCCGCGGTATGATCAGCGGCTTCGGTTTTTCCGGGTATGTCATGGCTGTCCGGGCACTTCTTGAAAACCGGGAAACATCGTAA